In Desulfuromonas sp. KJ2020, a single window of DNA contains:
- the pyrE gene encoding orotate phosphoribosyltransferase, with protein MQIVRELSYEEREVTLASGRKSNFYFDGKQTTLHAKGGLLVGKAFYAEVKQFDGRIDGVGGLTLGADPIATATSIAAALAGENIHAFIIRKEPKGHGTGQWLEGRKNLPKGSRVVIVEDVTTTGGSSMKAVERAREEGLEVAGIVTLVDREEGARDNIEKEGIILRSVFTRSQVVG; from the coding sequence ATGCAGATTGTCCGGGAGCTTTCCTATGAGGAAAGGGAAGTGACCCTGGCTTCGGGACGAAAGAGTAATTTTTATTTTGACGGCAAACAGACGACCCTGCACGCCAAGGGCGGCTTGCTGGTCGGCAAGGCCTTCTATGCGGAGGTTAAGCAGTTCGACGGCCGTATTGACGGGGTAGGGGGGCTCACTCTAGGCGCTGACCCCATTGCCACCGCGACCTCCATCGCCGCGGCACTGGCCGGTGAGAACATCCATGCCTTTATTATCAGAAAAGAGCCTAAAGGGCACGGCACGGGGCAATGGCTGGAAGGTCGAAAAAACCTGCCTAAAGGCTCTCGTGTCGTCATCGTCGAAGATGTCACCACGACGGGTGGGTCTTCCATGAAAGCTGTTGAGCGGGCCCGGGAGGAAGGGCTGGAGGTTGCCGGTATCGTGACTCTCGTGGATAGAGAAGAAGGAGCCCGGGACAATATTGAAAAGGAAGGGATCATTTTGCGGTCGGTTTTTACCCGCAGTCAGGTGGTCGGCTGA
- a CDS encoding SIS domain-containing protein: MTKILETAQRVLHTEADAVQRLVDRLDDQFVKAVHMILSCSGRLVISGMGKSGLICQKIASTMASTGTPALFLHPAEGIHGDLGMLMKGDVVLAVSNSGETEEILRILPVIKRMGLPLIAMSGNARSSLARAGDVFLDISVREEACPLGLAPTASTTATLAMGDALAVALLIERGFREEDFALFHPGGALGKKLLLRVEDLMHTGVDIPMVVKNTPLKEALFEITSKKLGITGVADDQGALAGVFTDGDLRRSIEKGLDVLNQPIENLMNPNPKRILRSNLAAKAVQRMEEYSITSLFVFEDENSKVPVGIIHLHDLLKSGVV, encoded by the coding sequence ATGACCAAGATTCTCGAAACGGCCCAAAGGGTATTACATACAGAAGCGGACGCGGTTCAGCGCCTGGTCGATCGTCTCGACGATCAGTTTGTCAAGGCGGTTCATATGATCCTGTCGTGTTCGGGGCGCCTGGTCATCAGCGGCATGGGAAAGTCGGGACTCATCTGCCAAAAAATCGCTTCGACCATGGCCTCCACGGGCACTCCCGCGCTCTTTCTGCATCCAGCCGAGGGCATTCATGGAGACCTGGGCATGCTCATGAAGGGGGATGTTGTCCTGGCTGTCTCCAACAGCGGCGAGACCGAAGAAATTCTGCGCATTCTGCCGGTGATCAAGCGGATGGGGCTGCCTCTTATTGCCATGAGCGGCAATGCTCGCAGTTCGCTGGCTCGTGCCGGCGATGTTTTTCTCGATATCTCGGTTCGAGAAGAGGCCTGCCCCCTGGGACTGGCGCCCACGGCCAGCACGACCGCGACTCTGGCCATGGGTGATGCTCTGGCCGTTGCTCTGTTGATTGAACGGGGTTTTCGGGAAGAGGATTTCGCCCTTTTTCACCCGGGGGGTGCCTTGGGAAAGAAGCTTCTCCTGCGGGTCGAGGATTTGATGCACACGGGCGTTGACATCCCCATGGTCGTAAAAAATACCCCCCTGAAGGAAGCCCTGTTCGAAATTACCAGCAAAAAGCTTGGCATTACCGGGGTGGCGGATGACCAAGGCGCATTGGCCGGGGTCTTCACCGATGGTGATTTGCGACGTTCCATCGAGAAGGGGCTGGATGTCCTCAATCAGCCCATTGAAAACCTGATGAACCCCAACCCGAAACGCATCCTGAGATCGAACCTGGCTGCCAAGGCAGTGCAGAGAATGGAAGAGTATTCCATTACCTCTCTGTTTGTCTTTGAGGACGAAAACAGCAAGGTTCCCGTTGGCATCATTCACCTGCACGATCTGCTCAAGTCGGGAGTTGTCTGA
- the kdsA gene encoding 3-deoxy-8-phosphooctulonate synthase: MTQEVAIGNVVLGGNRPLVLIAGPCAIEDEGLTLRIAEYLQKLCAELGMGLIFKASYDKANRTSVTSFRGPGLEEGLRILARVRRELDLPVLSDVHDVSQVAAAAEVLDVIQIPAFLSRQTDLLVAAGETGKAVNVKKGQFLAPWDMKNAVGKIESTGNRHILLTERGASFGYNNLVVDMRSLVIMREMGYPVIFDATHAVQLPGGAGGASSGQRQYVGALSRAAVATGIDALFWEVHEDPDRALCDGPNCLPLAQLKQSLQEVMAIDRIVKGAAI, encoded by the coding sequence ATGACCCAAGAAGTCGCGATCGGGAATGTTGTCCTGGGAGGCAACCGTCCCTTGGTTCTTATTGCCGGCCCCTGTGCCATTGAGGATGAGGGGCTTACTCTGCGTATTGCCGAATATCTTCAAAAACTATGCGCTGAGCTTGGCATGGGGTTGATTTTCAAGGCTTCCTATGACAAGGCCAACAGGACATCCGTGACCTCCTTCCGTGGCCCGGGGCTGGAGGAAGGACTGCGTATTCTCGCGCGTGTTCGACGGGAATTGGACCTGCCCGTTTTGTCCGATGTCCATGACGTCTCGCAGGTTGCTGCTGCAGCTGAAGTTCTTGATGTTATTCAAATACCGGCCTTTCTCAGTCGTCAAACCGACCTGCTGGTGGCGGCCGGTGAGACGGGCAAGGCGGTCAATGTCAAAAAAGGTCAGTTTCTGGCCCCCTGGGACATGAAAAACGCTGTTGGAAAAATCGAATCGACGGGCAATCGCCACATCCTGCTGACCGAACGAGGAGCCTCTTTCGGGTATAACAACCTGGTTGTCGATATGCGTTCACTGGTCATTATGCGCGAAATGGGGTATCCCGTCATTTTTGACGCCACCCACGCGGTCCAACTGCCTGGTGGGGCCGGCGGCGCCTCCAGCGGCCAGCGCCAATATGTCGGCGCCCTGTCCCGTGCCGCGGTTGCCACCGGGATCGATGCGCTCTTCTGGGAGGTTCACGAAGATCCTGACCGGGCCCTTTGCGACGGGCCCAATTGCCTGCCGCTGGCTCAACTGAAGCAGTCGCTGCAGGAGGTCATGGCTATTGACCGTATCGTTAAGGGAGCAGCGATATGA
- a CDS encoding phosphoribosylformylglycinamidine synthase subunit PurQ, whose translation MAKEVRAIVIAGNGTNCEREVAHACRLAGADVCDIVHIAELLAGRASLDDYHFLNLAGGFLDGDDLGSAKAGANRLLQAAVRGTEEHLVDQIQRFVKAGKLVMGVCNGFQLMVKMGLLPALGGDYQKQSVTLTFNDGGRFEDRWTYLKVDEASPCIFTRGLQGIYLPVRHGEGKLVAASQTVLDAMEDQHLAVLKYCKEDYRDPTMEYPWNPNGSSQAIAGLCDQSGRLFGLMPHPEAYVHRTHHPRWTREEDLPEEGMGLWLYQNAIRFIREELLA comes from the coding sequence ATGGCCAAAGAAGTCAGAGCCATAGTGATTGCCGGCAACGGCACCAATTGCGAACGGGAAGTCGCCCACGCCTGCCGACTGGCGGGGGCCGATGTCTGTGATATTGTCCACATCGCCGAACTTCTGGCCGGTCGGGCCAGCCTCGACGATTACCACTTTCTCAATCTGGCTGGCGGATTTCTCGACGGCGACGATCTCGGCAGTGCCAAGGCGGGTGCCAATCGTCTGCTGCAGGCGGCGGTCCGTGGCACCGAGGAGCATCTGGTTGACCAGATCCAGCGCTTTGTCAAGGCTGGCAAACTGGTTATGGGGGTCTGCAACGGGTTTCAGTTGATGGTAAAAATGGGCTTGTTGCCGGCCCTTGGCGGCGACTATCAGAAGCAGTCCGTCACCCTGACTTTTAACGACGGCGGCCGTTTTGAAGATCGCTGGACCTACCTCAAGGTTGACGAGGCCTCACCCTGTATTTTTACACGCGGTCTGCAGGGGATCTATCTGCCCGTGCGTCATGGTGAAGGAAAACTGGTCGCCGCCTCACAGACGGTGCTCGATGCCATGGAAGACCAACACTTAGCTGTGCTAAAATACTGCAAAGAGGATTATCGGGACCCGACCATGGAGTACCCCTGGAATCCCAATGGCTCATCCCAGGCGATTGCCGGGTTGTGTGACCAGAGCGGTCGTCTTTTCGGGCTGATGCCCCATCCGGAGGCTTACGTGCATCGCACGCATCACCCTCGCTGGACCCGCGAGGAGGATTTGCCGGAGGAAGGGATGGGCCTGTGGCTCTACCAGAACGCGATCCGTTTCATCCGGGAGGAATTACTGGCTTAG
- a CDS encoding CTP synthase has product MKTKFVFITGGVVSSLGKGLAAASIGALMEARGLRVSMQKMDPYINVDPGTMSPFQHGEVFVTDDGAETDLDLGHYERFTTAKLTRKSNFTTGQVYDSVIRKERRGDYLGGTVQVIPHITNEIKSKILENAKGVDIAIVEVGGTVGDIESLPFLEAIRQFRTDRGHENVMYVHLTLVPYIQTAGELKTKPTQHSVKELREIGIQPDILLCRCDREIPRDMKSKIALFCNVREEAVITARDVASIYEAPIAFHEQGLDERLVDYLNIWTKAPDLSGWQRIAKRVKEPASETTIAVVGKYVELTESYKSLAEALIHGGIGNDCRVKLKYVDSEALERHGVGDVFDDIDGILVPGGFGERGSEGKIEAIRYARENNIPFFGICLGMQMAVVEFSRNVCQIDDAYSAEFRENAKNPIIHIMESQKSLTRKGGTMRLGAYPCALSEGTLARRIYGQQNISERHRHRYEFNNAYRQALQKCGMIFSGLYPEADLVEIVELAEHPWFLACQFHPEFRSRPMAPHPLFESFVGACLKARGEK; this is encoded by the coding sequence ATGAAGACCAAATTTGTATTTATTACCGGCGGGGTTGTTTCTTCTCTGGGCAAAGGGCTCGCTGCCGCTTCGATAGGTGCGCTCATGGAGGCGCGGGGGCTGCGGGTTTCGATGCAGAAAATGGACCCGTACATCAACGTCGACCCCGGTACCATGAGTCCCTTCCAGCACGGTGAGGTCTTTGTCACCGACGATGGCGCCGAGACGGATCTCGATCTCGGGCATTATGAGCGTTTTACGACCGCCAAACTGACCCGAAAATCCAATTTTACCACCGGGCAGGTTTACGACTCTGTAATCCGCAAGGAACGTCGGGGGGATTACCTCGGTGGAACGGTTCAGGTCATCCCGCATATCACCAACGAAATCAAGAGCAAGATTCTTGAAAATGCCAAAGGTGTTGATATCGCCATTGTCGAGGTTGGCGGCACGGTAGGCGATATCGAATCGCTGCCTTTTCTGGAAGCCATCCGCCAGTTTCGCACCGACCGTGGCCATGAAAATGTCATGTACGTGCACCTGACCCTCGTACCCTACATTCAGACTGCCGGGGAGCTTAAAACCAAGCCGACGCAGCACAGTGTCAAAGAACTCCGGGAGATCGGCATCCAGCCGGACATTTTGCTTTGCCGCTGCGACCGGGAGATCCCCCGGGATATGAAGAGCAAAATCGCTCTTTTCTGCAATGTCCGTGAAGAGGCGGTCATCACCGCCCGGGACGTGGCCTCTATCTACGAGGCCCCCATCGCCTTTCACGAGCAGGGGCTGGACGAACGGTTGGTCGATTATCTCAACATCTGGACCAAGGCCCCTGACCTGTCCGGCTGGCAGCGCATTGCCAAGAGGGTCAAGGAGCCGGCTTCTGAAACGACCATCGCCGTGGTCGGCAAATATGTGGAGCTGACTGAAAGCTACAAATCCCTGGCCGAAGCGCTGATTCATGGGGGCATCGGCAATGATTGCCGGGTCAAACTCAAATATGTGGACTCGGAAGCCCTTGAGCGTCACGGTGTCGGCGACGTTTTTGACGATATTGACGGTATCCTCGTGCCGGGTGGTTTCGGCGAGCGGGGCAGTGAGGGGAAGATCGAGGCCATTCGCTATGCCCGCGAAAACAATATCCCTTTTTTCGGGATCTGTCTGGGGATGCAGATGGCTGTGGTGGAGTTTTCCCGGAATGTCTGCCAAATCGATGACGCCTATTCGGCCGAATTCAGGGAAAATGCCAAGAACCCCATCATTCACATCATGGAGAGCCAGAAGAGCCTGACCCGCAAAGGGGGCACCATGCGCCTCGGCGCCTACCCCTGTGCTCTAAGCGAAGGAACGCTTGCCCGCCGCATTTACGGGCAGCAGAATATCTCCGAGCGTCATCGCCACCGCTATGAATTCAATAACGCCTATCGTCAGGCCCTGCAGAAATGCGGTATGATTTTTTCCGGACTCTATCCGGAGGCCGATCTGGTAGAAATTGTTGAACTGGCTGAACACCCCTGGTTTCTGGCCTGTCAGTTCCATCCTGAATTCCGCTCACGTCCCATGGCACCGCATCCGTTGTTTGAGTCTTTTGTCGGCGCTTGTCTGAAGGCACGGGGAGAGAAGTAG
- a CDS encoding HAD family hydrolase, with translation MKDRLTKIRLLLLDVDGILTDGRIIYDHDGVESKMFDVKDGHGLKLIQRAGIRVGIITGRSSEVVALRARELGIDIVYQCAKEKMVPYREILENLGLMDDEVAYMGDDLVDLPVLTRVGFSATVADAVEDIKPYVHYVAQKKGGRAAVREVCDLLLKESGKWSEVTRRYFP, from the coding sequence ATGAAGGACAGACTGACCAAAATACGGCTGCTGCTGCTGGATGTGGACGGCATACTCACCGATGGCCGGATTATTTATGACCATGATGGGGTCGAATCGAAGATGTTCGATGTCAAGGATGGTCATGGCCTCAAGCTCATCCAGAGAGCCGGCATCCGCGTGGGGATAATAACCGGCCGCTCCTCAGAGGTTGTTGCTCTGCGCGCTCGTGAATTGGGGATCGATATCGTCTATCAGTGCGCCAAGGAAAAAATGGTCCCTTATCGGGAAATCCTTGAAAACCTGGGTCTTATGGACGATGAAGTCGCCTACATGGGGGATGATCTGGTGGATTTGCCGGTGCTGACCCGGGTAGGGTTTTCCGCGACCGTTGCCGACGCCGTCGAGGATATCAAACCGTATGTCCACTATGTGGCCCAAAAAAAAGGGGGACGTGCCGCTGTTCGGGAAGTGTGCGATCTTCTCCTGAAGGAAAGCGGAAAGTGGTCCGAGGTCACCCGCCGCTATTTTCCCTGA
- the purF gene encoding amidophosphoribosyltransferase produces MFFQESIRRSAHLAFDKFEDECGVFGIYGHPEAANLTYLGLYALQHRGQESCGIVASDGSRLRAHKGMGLVADVFKNDSIFESLPGHSAIGHVRYSTAGGNDMKNCQPIMVDYARGSIAVAHNGNLVNAQEVRNDLEQRGSIFSTIADTEVIIHLLAHAQSDSLVERITEALEIVRGAYSLVFLTETRMVAVRDPNGFRPLVLGKLDGAYIVASETCALDLIEAEFIREIEPGEMILIDKSGLKSFTPFKPAQPSPCIFEFIYFARPDSVIFGKQVYGVRKEFGRQLAREHQVEADVVIPIPDSGVPAAIGYAEQSGIPFQLGLIRNHYVGRTFIEPQQSIRHFGVKIKLNPVREVIEGKRVVVVDDSVVRGTTARKIIKMIRNAGAKEIHMRVSSPPTSYPCYYGIDTPTRKELISSSHTIEEINRYITSDTLGYLSQEGVRAAAGAPAGCSGHFCDACFSGCYPVKFPRLKADTQLGLF; encoded by the coding sequence ATGTTTTTTCAGGAATCAATTAGAAGGAGTGCTCACTTGGCTTTCGATAAATTTGAAGATGAATGCGGGGTTTTCGGTATTTACGGTCACCCCGAAGCCGCCAATCTGACCTATCTTGGCCTCTACGCCCTGCAACATCGCGGGCAGGAAAGCTGCGGGATTGTCGCTTCCGACGGGAGCCGGTTGCGGGCTCACAAGGGCATGGGGCTGGTGGCTGATGTGTTCAAGAACGACAGTATCTTTGAGAGCTTGCCAGGCCACAGCGCCATCGGACATGTGCGGTATTCTACCGCCGGCGGCAACGACATGAAAAACTGCCAGCCGATCATGGTTGATTATGCCCGCGGCAGCATTGCGGTGGCCCACAACGGCAATCTGGTCAACGCCCAGGAAGTCCGCAACGACCTGGAGCAGCGCGGCTCCATTTTTTCCACCATAGCCGACACCGAAGTCATTATTCATCTGCTGGCCCATGCCCAGAGCGACTCCCTCGTCGAGCGGATCACCGAGGCTCTCGAAATCGTGCGCGGGGCCTACAGTCTGGTCTTTTTGACCGAAACCCGTATGGTGGCTGTGCGTGACCCTAACGGGTTTCGGCCCCTGGTGCTGGGCAAACTGGACGGGGCCTATATTGTGGCCTCGGAAACCTGCGCTCTGGATCTGATCGAGGCTGAATTTATCCGTGAAATTGAACCGGGGGAAATGATTCTCATCGACAAATCGGGGTTGAAAAGCTTTACCCCGTTCAAACCGGCGCAACCATCCCCCTGTATCTTTGAATTCATCTATTTTGCCCGTCCGGACAGCGTCATTTTCGGTAAGCAGGTTTACGGCGTGCGCAAGGAGTTCGGTCGGCAGCTGGCCCGTGAACACCAGGTGGAAGCGGATGTCGTCATTCCCATACCTGACTCCGGGGTGCCGGCCGCCATCGGCTACGCCGAACAATCGGGCATCCCCTTTCAGCTTGGCCTCATCCGTAATCATTACGTCGGTCGGACTTTTATCGAACCCCAGCAATCCATCCGGCACTTCGGCGTCAAGATCAAGCTTAACCCGGTGCGTGAAGTGATCGAGGGCAAGCGGGTCGTGGTGGTGGATGACTCGGTTGTCAGGGGAACCACCGCCCGCAAAATTATCAAGATGATTCGCAACGCCGGCGCCAAGGAGATTCACATGCGGGTTTCCAGCCCGCCCACAAGCTACCCCTGCTACTACGGGATCGATACGCCGACGCGCAAGGAATTGATCTCTTCCTCGCACACCATCGAGGAAATCAATCGGTATATCACCTCCGACACCCTCGGGTATCTTTCGCAAGAGGGGGTCCGCGCCGCCGCCGGAGCTCCCGCCGGGTGCTCCGGGCATTTCTGCGATGCCTGCTTCAGTGGCTGCTATCCGGTAAAATTCCCCCGCTTGAAGGCGGACACGCAGCTGGGATTGTTCTGA
- a CDS encoding HD-GYP domain-containing protein yields the protein MIPVILILDQDVKITEALCPLFADEDIRLRRADSLKQALEIVHREIVVTIVLGDVIPPPDIPSALMRLKSAAPYAVKILLVHSNDLARSVSALNSGEIFRLIVRPWEPEMLRQTIKDALYRHEVVLALKEADEATLRSLGQAIELKDPYTKGHCDRVAGFALLIGKALHLTPEQLTDIRHGSWLHDCGKIGVPENILNFQGELDHPDFEVLKMHPTWGAEVARQANLQTGVINAILHHHERYDGHGYPAGLKGDDIPLEARIVTVADVYDAITTRRPYREQVYSLSEAMDIISSMAGTFLDPDLVRIFLARINQPGLGPPPTEPAPESPLWTH from the coding sequence ATGATCCCTGTCATTCTGATTCTGGACCAGGATGTAAAAATAACCGAGGCACTTTGCCCTCTTTTTGCCGATGAAGATATCCGTCTTCGCAGGGCAGATAGCCTGAAGCAAGCCCTGGAAATCGTGCATCGGGAAATAGTCGTCACCATTGTTCTCGGCGATGTGATTCCTCCCCCCGATATCCCCTCTGCCCTGATGCGCCTGAAAAGTGCCGCACCCTATGCCGTCAAAATCCTCCTTGTCCACAGCAACGACCTGGCCCGCTCAGTGTCCGCCCTCAACAGCGGCGAGATTTTTCGACTTATTGTTCGCCCCTGGGAACCGGAGATGTTGCGACAAACGATAAAAGACGCCCTTTACCGCCACGAAGTCGTATTAGCCCTTAAAGAAGCCGACGAGGCGACCCTTCGGTCTCTGGGGCAAGCCATTGAGTTGAAAGACCCCTACACCAAAGGCCATTGTGATCGCGTCGCCGGCTTTGCCCTCCTGATCGGCAAGGCTCTCCACCTGACTCCGGAACAACTTACGGATATTCGTCACGGCAGTTGGCTTCACGACTGCGGCAAAATCGGGGTACCTGAAAACATCCTCAATTTTCAGGGCGAATTGGATCACCCCGACTTTGAAGTCCTTAAAATGCATCCTACCTGGGGTGCGGAAGTTGCCAGACAGGCCAACCTGCAGACCGGCGTCATCAATGCCATCCTGCACCACCATGAACGTTACGATGGCCACGGCTATCCGGCCGGCCTCAAGGGTGATGACATCCCTCTGGAGGCGCGCATCGTGACTGTAGCCGATGTCTACGATGCCATCACCACTCGTCGACCGTATCGCGAGCAGGTCTACAGCCTGAGCGAAGCCATGGACATCATTTCATCGATGGCAGGGACATTTCTCGATCCCGACCTGGTCAGAATATTTCTGGCCCGCATCAATCAGCCGGGATTAGGCCCGCCGCCAACAGAGCCAGCGCCCGAAAGCCCTCTTTGGACCCACTGA
- the kdsB gene encoding 3-deoxy-manno-octulosonate cytidylyltransferase: protein MVVTAIIPARFASTRFPGKPLADLMGKPMIQWVYERTMQAEVVNRVIVATDDRRIYDAVQTFGGEAVMTRSDHPTGTDRLAEVASSLKCDLIVNVQGDEPLIDPAMIDAAVRPLLNDPAIAMGTLKTPIRDSRECLSPHVVKVVTDQNDFALYFSRSLIPFPRDFYEEMEANPLKVGAFKHIGLYVYRRDFLIDYPRLPSTPLERTESLEQLRALEHGYRIKVVTTDLISHGVDTPEDLDRVRGLLQSS, encoded by the coding sequence ATGGTTGTTACGGCGATTATCCCGGCCCGGTTCGCTTCAACGCGTTTTCCCGGAAAACCTTTGGCAGACCTTATGGGAAAGCCGATGATTCAGTGGGTTTACGAACGGACCATGCAGGCCGAAGTCGTAAACAGGGTCATTGTCGCTACCGATGATCGCCGCATATACGACGCAGTTCAGACCTTCGGCGGTGAAGCGGTTATGACCCGCAGCGATCATCCCACCGGAACGGATCGTCTCGCCGAGGTTGCCTCTTCATTGAAGTGCGACCTCATCGTCAATGTGCAGGGAGACGAACCGCTCATCGATCCCGCCATGATCGACGCAGCCGTCAGGCCTCTTTTGAATGATCCCGCCATTGCCATGGGGACCCTGAAAACTCCCATACGGGATTCGCGGGAATGTTTAAGTCCCCACGTCGTGAAAGTGGTGACGGATCAGAATGACTTCGCGCTTTATTTCTCCCGATCTCTCATCCCTTTTCCGAGGGATTTTTATGAGGAAATGGAGGCGAATCCCCTGAAGGTGGGAGCCTTTAAGCATATCGGGCTGTACGTATACCGCCGGGATTTTTTAATCGACTATCCTCGTCTTCCTTCGACGCCCCTTGAGCGAACCGAAAGTCTCGAGCAATTGCGTGCCCTGGAACACGGATACCGCATCAAGGTCGTGACTACGGATTTGATTTCTCACGGCGTCGATACCCCGGAAGACCTGGATCGCGTTCGGGGGTTGCTGCAATCGTCTTGA